One genomic region from Microcystis panniformis FACHB-1757 encodes:
- a CDS encoding type II toxin-antitoxin system HicA family toxin, translated as MPKLPVVTGDEVIKALTRIGFQSIRQKGSHLRLKHEDGRVVTVPVHRGKTVGKGLLLKILRDAELTQEEFIRLL; from the coding sequence ATGCCAAAATTACCGGTAGTAACAGGTGATGAAGTTATCAAAGCTTTAACGAGAATAGGGTTTCAATCTATCCGACAAAAAGGAAGTCATCTGCGCTTAAAACATGAAGATGGAAGAGTTGTCACCGTACCAGTTCATCGGGGGAAAACTGTCGGAAAAGGATTACTCTTAAAAATTTTACGCGATGCTGAACTGACACAAGAAGAATTTATTCGTCTGCTGTAA
- a CDS encoding type II toxin-antitoxin system HicB family antitoxin, whose protein sequence is MNHQREFYVVIERDEDGYYVGEVPQLRGCYSQGETIDELMKNIREVIELCLEDDNPEDVSEFVGIEKVSI, encoded by the coding sequence ATGAACCATCAAAGAGAGTTTTATGTTGTCATTGAACGGGATGAGGATGGATATTATGTTGGGGAAGTTCCTCAACTTCGGGGTTGTTACAGTCAAGGGGAAACGATTGATGAATTGATGAAGAATATCAGGGAAGTGATTGAACTTTGCTTGGAAGATGACAATCCTGAAGATGTATCGGAGTTTGTTGGAATTGAAAAGGTGTCTATCTGA
- a CDS encoding type II toxin-antitoxin system VapC family toxin: protein MKTIFADTFYWVALINNRDDWHEKAIEMTRKLQQVTIVTTDEVFIEVFNNLSAYGMSVRRKTLQVIRGLQNNPQILVIPQTHQTFQSGLDLYQNRPDKDYSLTDCISMQTMRQMNINEILTHDKHFTQEGFFILFQNIELH, encoded by the coding sequence ATGAAAACCATATTTGCAGACACATTTTATTGGGTTGCTCTCATTAACAATCGTGATGATTGGCATGAGAAAGCTATAGAAATGACAAGGAAACTCCAGCAGGTAACAATAGTGACAACCGATGAAGTCTTTATTGAAGTTTTCAACAATCTATCTGCTTATGGAATGTCAGTTAGACGAAAAACCTTACAAGTTATTAGAGGCTTACAAAATAATCCCCAAATCTTAGTTATACCTCAAACTCATCAGACGTTCCAATCAGGATTAGATTTATATCAAAATCGTCCAGATAAGGATTACAGCTTAACAGATTGTATATCCATGCAAACAATGCGCCAAATGAATATAAATGAAATTCTTACCCACGATAAGCATTTTACACAAGAAGGATTTTTCATTTTATTTCAAAATATAGAGTTACATTAG
- a CDS encoding type II toxin-antitoxin system Phd/YefM family antitoxin → MIKKIKIADAQTDLPSLVKSVTEDNKIYAIENQEDSVILISQKNYESLQETIELLSIPDLRESLQLSLQQINENETYSLEEVLGDID, encoded by the coding sequence ATGATCAAAAAAATTAAAATCGCCGATGCTCAAACCGATTTACCCAGTCTCGTTAAATCGGTTACAGAAGATAACAAAATTTATGCCATTGAGAATCAGGAAGATTCTGTAATTTTGATTTCCCAAAAAAACTATGAAAGTTTACAAGAAACCATCGAATTACTATCTATTCCCGACTTAAGAGAAAGCTTACAACTATCTCTACAGCAAATTAATGAAAATGAAACCTATTCTCTTGAGGAAGTGTTGGGAGACATTGATTAA
- a CDS encoding type II toxin-antitoxin system RelE family toxin, translating into MVYEVRFTKEAKKDVDKLTPKLKKKLKSIIQDTLSISPYSGKKLVGDLTGFYSIRLSYQDRILYTINDEQKLIYIHRTKTHYGE; encoded by the coding sequence ATGGTTTATGAAGTCAGATTTACCAAAGAAGCTAAAAAAGATGTTGATAAGCTAACCCCTAAACTTAAGAAGAAACTGAAGTCAATTATCCAAGATACCCTGAGTATTTCTCCCTATAGTGGCAAAAAATTAGTAGGAGATTTAACGGGTTTCTACTCAATTCGCTTAAGTTATCAAGATAGAATACTTTACACCATTAATGATGAACAGAAGTTAATCTATATTCATCGTACTAAAACCCATTATGGCGAATAA
- a CDS encoding histone deacetylase family protein, with protein MISIIYSDEFLDHDTGIYHPEKAARLTAIVEALKQTEWQSKLTWHLPTPIEIRDEVIPLIKQVHNQDYVDILRRICQQGGGRLDADTPVSARSYDVALLAVSGWLDGVDRVLSTGDPAFILARPPGHHATSNYGMGFCLFSNAAIAAYYALENKRVQKVAILDWDVHHGNGTQDIVENHPQIAYCSLHQFPFYPGTGEAREKGEFNNVLNIPLLAGSTIKDYQEHFEGQVIPFLKNFQPDLVIVSAGYDANQADPLAGICLHPQDYGILTKYLLTLDKPLLFGLEGGYDLEALAASVVATLEALL; from the coding sequence ATGATCTCGATTATCTATTCCGATGAATTTCTCGATCACGATACAGGTATTTACCATCCCGAAAAAGCGGCGCGTTTAACGGCAATTGTCGAGGCTTTAAAACAAACAGAATGGCAGTCAAAATTAACATGGCATTTACCGACACCGATCGAAATTCGTGACGAAGTAATCCCTTTGATTAAACAAGTTCATAATCAAGATTATGTTGATATATTGCGGCGAATTTGTCAACAGGGTGGGGGAAGATTGGATGCAGATACTCCCGTTTCTGCCCGTAGTTACGATGTGGCGTTACTAGCGGTTAGTGGCTGGTTAGATGGAGTCGATCGAGTCTTATCCACCGGCGATCCTGCCTTTATTTTAGCCCGTCCTCCTGGGCATCATGCCACTTCTAATTATGGCATGGGTTTCTGTCTGTTTTCTAATGCTGCTATTGCCGCTTATTATGCTTTAGAAAACAAAAGAGTGCAAAAAGTAGCGATTCTTGATTGGGACGTACATCACGGCAATGGCACCCAGGATATAGTTGAAAATCATCCCCAGATTGCCTATTGTTCCCTCCATCAATTCCCCTTTTATCCCGGCACGGGAGAAGCGAGAGAAAAAGGTGAGTTTAATAATGTTTTGAATATTCCCTTACTGGCGGGGAGTACCATTAAAGATTATCAAGAACATTTTGAGGGGCAAGTCATACCTTTTCTGAAAAATTTTCAACCGGATTTAGTGATTGTTAGTGCTGGATATGATGCCAATCAAGCGGATCCTCTGGCGGGCATTTGTCTACACCCACAAGATTATGGAATTTTAACGAAATACCTCTTAACTCTCGATAAACCGCTGCTTTTCGGCTTAGAAGGCGGTTATGATTTAGAAGCTTTAGCGGCTTCCGTCGTCGCCACCTTAGAAGCTTTGCTCTGA
- a CDS encoding alpha/beta fold hydrolase, translated as MLTNFRKFQLEVNDITINGVKGGRGFPLLLLHGYPQTHQMWHKIAPRLAANFTVIATDLRGYGDSDKPLPLEDSSNYCKRVMALDQVLLMEKLGYQEFYLIGHDRGARVSHRLALDFPKKVKKLVLLDIAPTMAMYDATDKTFATAYYHWFFLIQPSPFPETLIAANPDYYLQHCLQSWGRDFSAFTEEALGEYRRCFRDLSTITATCADYRAAATIDLEHDRQDLDRKISSPLLVLWGEKGFIARQYDVIALWQQRANQVTGQAIASGHFLPEEAPEETGQAIEDFLPNSLS; from the coding sequence ATGCTGACAAATTTTCGGAAATTTCAGCTAGAAGTTAATGACATTACTATCAATGGTGTCAAAGGTGGGCGCGGTTTTCCGCTGCTTTTGCTTCATGGTTATCCCCAAACCCATCAAATGTGGCATAAAATCGCCCCCCGATTAGCGGCTAATTTTACGGTGATCGCCACGGATCTGCGCGGCTATGGGGATAGCGATAAACCCTTACCCCTAGAGGATTCTAGCAATTACTGCAAGCGAGTCATGGCCCTCGATCAGGTATTGCTGATGGAAAAATTGGGTTATCAGGAGTTTTATCTAATCGGCCACGATCGAGGGGCGCGAGTTTCCCACCGTCTCGCCCTTGATTTTCCCAAAAAGGTCAAAAAACTCGTTTTACTCGATATAGCACCAACGATGGCGATGTACGATGCGACTGATAAAACTTTTGCCACTGCCTACTATCATTGGTTTTTCTTGATTCAGCCTTCTCCTTTTCCCGAAACCCTGATCGCCGCTAATCCCGATTATTATCTGCAACATTGCTTGCAAAGTTGGGGTCGAGATTTTAGCGCTTTTACAGAGGAAGCTTTGGGGGAATATCGGCGTTGTTTTCGAGATTTAAGCACGATAACCGCCACTTGTGCCGATTATCGGGCTGCCGCTACCATCGATTTAGAGCATGATCGTCAGGATTTGGACCGGAAAATTTCCTCTCCCCTCTTGGTTCTTTGGGGAGAAAAAGGTTTCATTGCACGTCAATACGATGTGATCGCTCTTTGGCAGCAGCGAGCTAATCAAGTCACCGGACAGGCGATCGCCAGTGGTCATTTTTTACCGGAAGAAGCACCGGAAGAGACGGGACAGGCGATCGAGGATTTTCTTCCGAATTCTCTGAGTTAA
- a CDS encoding ammonium transporter codes for MKKIVGITILLLGLGFNCGVAPVFAETVAAAPPNPISAGDTAWMLISSALVLLMTPGLAFFYGGLVRSRNVLNTMMMSLVAMGVIGVTWVLWGYSLAFDVTLGKSGFGEGIEAFIGGLDWIFLNGVTAAAPDDIGYAPTVPHQVFMVYQMMFAIITPALISGAIVERVNFKAYFWFLLLWSTFIYSPLAHWVWGKGWLAATGALDFAGGTVVHISSGISALVAAWMIGPRRSFGVQTYAPHNVPFVLLGIGLLWFGWFGFNGGSALSSSSLATTAFVNTSIAASAGGLTWMLIEWILRGKPTAIGIASGFLGGLVGITPAAGYVLPIGAILIGSITALTCFFAVSLRAKLRFDDSLDTYPVHGVGGTIGALLTGLFATKSVNSAGNDGLFFGNAGLLWTQFVGVAATYIFAAVGTFVILKILSLFMELRVKPNTEAEGLDVPEHGEEAYGQEFEFGSSFSYQENPPATNPQENY; via the coding sequence ATGAAAAAGATCGTAGGAATAACCATACTTTTGCTGGGACTGGGATTCAATTGCGGAGTTGCCCCAGTTTTTGCGGAAACCGTCGCCGCCGCTCCCCCCAATCCGATTAGTGCTGGAGATACAGCTTGGATGCTGATCTCCTCAGCTTTAGTTTTATTAATGACCCCCGGACTGGCTTTTTTTTATGGGGGTTTAGTACGTTCCCGTAACGTCCTCAACACCATGATGATGAGTTTGGTGGCCATGGGCGTCATCGGTGTAACTTGGGTGCTTTGGGGTTATAGTCTCGCTTTCGATGTCACCCTGGGTAAAAGTGGTTTTGGCGAGGGAATTGAAGCTTTTATCGGGGGACTAGATTGGATTTTTCTCAACGGTGTCACCGCCGCCGCACCTGACGATATCGGTTATGCACCCACCGTTCCCCATCAAGTGTTTATGGTCTATCAAATGATGTTCGCCATCATCACCCCGGCTTTAATTTCGGGGGCGATCGTGGAACGGGTCAACTTTAAAGCCTATTTTTGGTTTTTACTGCTTTGGTCGACCTTTATCTATTCTCCCCTAGCTCACTGGGTTTGGGGTAAGGGTTGGTTGGCAGCCACTGGGGCGCTGGATTTCGCTGGTGGAACCGTTGTTCACATTAGTTCCGGGATTTCCGCACTGGTGGCCGCCTGGATGATCGGTCCGCGGCGTAGTTTTGGTGTCCAAACCTATGCACCCCATAATGTGCCTTTTGTTCTCCTAGGTATCGGTTTACTCTGGTTCGGTTGGTTTGGTTTTAATGGTGGTAGTGCGCTTTCCTCTAGTTCCCTGGCCACGACAGCTTTTGTTAATACCAGTATCGCCGCTTCGGCCGGTGGTTTGACATGGATGCTTATAGAATGGATTTTACGGGGTAAACCGACGGCGATCGGTATTGCTAGTGGATTTTTAGGGGGATTAGTGGGTATTACTCCCGCTGCCGGTTATGTGCTGCCGATTGGGGCGATTCTCATTGGTTCGATCACTGCCCTTACCTGTTTTTTTGCGGTTAGTCTGCGGGCAAAATTGCGCTTTGATGATTCTTTGGATACCTATCCTGTCCATGGTGTCGGCGGGACAATAGGGGCGCTGCTTACGGGGCTTTTTGCCACAAAATCGGTTAATTCAGCTGGAAATGATGGTTTATTTTTTGGGAATGCGGGGTTACTGTGGACGCAATTTGTTGGCGTTGCCGCTACTTATATCTTTGCTGCCGTGGGTACTTTTGTTATCCTGAAAATTCTCAGTCTATTTATGGAGCTGCGGGTTAAACCGAATACGGAAGCAGAAGGGTTAGATGTTCCTGAACACGGAGAGGAAGCCTACGGACAGGAATTCGAGTTTGGTAGCAGCTTTTCCTACCAAGAAAATCCTCCCGCCACAAATCCGCAAGAAAATTATTAG
- a CDS encoding ammonium transporter, producing the protein MKRIARKSGELVGLLPKINPVWLACVPLSAIIFVVWNTAVQAQDAKPLTPEDVQNALNTIWVLIAAILVIFMNAGFAMLETGFCRQKNAVNVLAKNLIVFALSTISFWAIGFSLMFGSVSNEFFGTGGWFLSSSDPATYVMPASLPTSVFFLFQVAFAGTAATIVSGAVAERIKFVDFLVFSLIIVGIMYPITGHWVWGGGWLADLGFKDFAGSTVVHSVGGWSALTGAAILGPRMGKYINGRTSALPGHNMSIATLGCLILWIGWFGFNPGSTLAVNETVPYIAVTTNLAGAAGGIAATLTAWAKDGKPDLSMIINGILAGLVAVTAGCDGVSYWSALIIGLIAGVVVVYSVAFFDNLKIDDPVGATSVHLVCGVFGTLAVGIFNKDAGLITGQFQLFINQIIGIVAVGAFTLIVSGIVWTILKATLGIRVTPEEELEGLDVGEHGMEAYSGFVKESDIVAGGYYASSVDMETPSAR; encoded by the coding sequence ATGAAACGAATTGCTCGAAAATCTGGGGAACTTGTCGGTTTGTTACCGAAAATTAACCCTGTCTGGTTAGCCTGTGTTCCTTTGTCCGCGATTATTTTCGTGGTTTGGAACACAGCCGTACAGGCCCAAGATGCGAAACCCCTAACCCCCGAAGATGTCCAAAACGCCCTTAATACAATCTGGGTTTTAATTGCCGCCATCCTCGTGATCTTTATGAATGCGGGTTTTGCGATGCTAGAAACGGGATTCTGTCGTCAGAAAAACGCCGTTAACGTTCTGGCCAAAAACCTGATCGTTTTCGCCCTCTCCACCATATCATTTTGGGCGATCGGTTTCTCCCTGATGTTTGGGTCTGTCAGTAACGAATTTTTCGGTACAGGAGGCTGGTTCCTTAGCAGTAGCGATCCCGCCACCTACGTTATGCCTGCCTCTTTGCCCACCTCGGTGTTCTTCCTGTTCCAAGTAGCTTTCGCGGGAACGGCGGCAACCATTGTATCTGGGGCGGTGGCAGAACGGATTAAATTCGTCGATTTCCTCGTTTTTAGCTTAATTATCGTCGGTATCATGTACCCGATCACTGGTCACTGGGTTTGGGGTGGCGGTTGGTTAGCTGACCTTGGTTTTAAAGACTTCGCCGGTTCGACGGTGGTTCACTCGGTGGGTGGTTGGTCTGCTTTAACCGGGGCGGCAATTCTCGGCCCGAGAATGGGTAAATACATCAACGGTCGCACCAGTGCCTTACCCGGCCATAACATGAGTATCGCGACCCTGGGTTGTTTAATTCTCTGGATTGGCTGGTTCGGTTTTAACCCCGGCTCTACTTTGGCAGTTAATGAAACTGTACCCTATATCGCTGTCACCACTAACCTCGCCGGGGCTGCAGGTGGCATTGCCGCTACCTTGACCGCATGGGCGAAAGATGGTAAACCCGACCTTTCAATGATTATTAACGGTATTCTGGCTGGTTTAGTAGCCGTTACCGCCGGTTGTGATGGTGTATCCTATTGGTCGGCCTTAATTATCGGTTTAATTGCCGGTGTGGTCGTGGTTTACTCGGTGGCTTTCTTCGATAACCTGAAAATTGATGACCCGGTGGGTGCGACTTCCGTTCACCTCGTCTGTGGTGTGTTTGGAACCTTAGCCGTGGGTATCTTCAACAAAGATGCGGGTTTAATCACCGGTCAATTCCAACTGTTTATTAACCAAATTATCGGAATTGTGGCAGTAGGGGCATTTACCCTGATTGTTAGTGGTATTGTTTGGACAATCCTCAAGGCTACCCTCGGTATTCGTGTTACTCCCGAAGAAGAATTAGAAGGTTTGGATGTGGGTGAACACGGGATGGAAGCCTATAGCGGTTTCGTCAAGGAGTCCGATATCGTTGCCGGTGGCTATTATGCTTCCAGTGTTGACATGGAAACGCCTAGCGCTCGTTAA